From Xiphophorus hellerii strain 12219 chromosome 9, Xiphophorus_hellerii-4.1, whole genome shotgun sequence, a single genomic window includes:
- the LOC116725450 gene encoding gastrula zinc finger protein XlCGF57.1-like produces the protein MSVNVWVVAGDRLLIQRESNSVRDRNLPTNLEMKEEHRDPDLNQMKEAPQYQPIKEEPVELDIFHDQKSVVKPDADTFRVSAGSDEIFQRKPELQQITGMKEEPEPEQIKEELEEPEPEQIKEELEELETVQIKQEEEELYSDQDEDQLVAKQDSFRETPMHEEKYHSEPDPNQDQIHPSNSPGAENQPKDGYNGKDLVLDVEEELTKNQNESVEHSKVKKLKKNMRSCKICGKHLIRKTLLKIHMRIHTGEKPHTCQVCSKSFSFSSHLVRHMRNHTGERPFSCQTCGKSYINRSSLNAHIKDHLGENSFPCGLCNKSFTKSQNLVCHMRLHTGEKPFSCPICGKSYVSKSSLKKHSITHNMVDTGEKLFSCGLCDKSFKNKRGLVRHVKLHSNKRPFLCPTCGKSYTSKGALKEHSRVHLPEKPYPCDLCDKTFAAKINFDRHRRTHTGEKPFSCEVCGDFFIDKLAVVKHMRSHTGEKPFPCDLCPKFFHTKFNLACHMRTHTGEKPYPCDLCDKSFISRGNLDRHRRSHTGEKPFSCEECGKLFTNKMSMVKHIRNHTDRKLKKRFSCNLCESSFTNNLQLDDHLRSHTGENVFSVERNSPNCPV, from the coding sequence ATGTCTGTTAACGTTTGGGTGGTTGCTGGTGATCGGTTACTCATTCAACGAGAAAGCAACTCAGTTCGTGACCGCAACTTACCGACCAATCTAGAGATGAAAGAGGAACACAGAGATCCAGATCTAAACCAGATGAAGGAGGCGCCACAATATCAACCCATCAAAGAAGAACCAGTTGAGCTCGACATCTTTCATGACCAGAAGTCTGTAGTGAAGCCAGATGCTGACACCTTTAGGGtgtctgctggttctgatgaaATATTCCAGCGTAAACCTGAACTGCAGCAGATCACAGGGATgaaggaggaaccagaaccggaacagATTAAAGAAGAactggaggaaccagaacctgaacagaTTAAAGAAGAACTGGAGGAACTAGAAACTGTACAAATTAAACAAGAAGAGGAGGAACTCTACAGTGATCAGGATGAAGATCAACTTGTAGCAAAGCAGGATTCCTTCAGAGAAACTCCTATGCATGAGGAAAAATACCACAGTGAACCGGATCCAAACCAGGACCAGATCCACCCTTCCAACTCCCCTGGAGCTGAAAACCAACCAAAGGACGGATACAATGGAAAAGACCTGGTATTAGATGTAGAAGAAGAGCTAACAAAGAATCAGAATGAAAGTGTTGAACACTCTAAAgtgaaaaaactaaagaaaaacatgcgTTCCtgtaaaatatgtggaaaacatttaatcagGAAAACTCTCCTGAAAATTCACATGAGAATCCACACCGGTGAGAAACCGCATACCTGTCAGGTCTGCAGTAAGTCGTTCAGCTTTAGCAGTCATTTGGTTCGTCACATGAGAAATCACACGGGCGAAAGACCGTTCTCGTGTCAGACTTGTGGGAAAAGCTACATCAACAGAAGTAGCTTAAACGCACACATCAAAGACCATCTGGGAGAGAATTCATTCCCATGTGGATTGTGCAATAAATCTTTCACCAAGAGTCAAAATCTGGTTTGTCACATGAGACTCCACACAGGCGAGAAACCATTCTCGTGTCCAATCTGCGGAAAAAGCTACGTGAGCAAAAGCAGCCTGAAAAAACACAGCATAACACACAACATGGTCGACACAGGCGAGAAGCTGTTCTCGTGTGGTTTGTGTGATAagtctttcaaaaacaaacgAGGTCTGGTTCGTCACGTCAAACTCCACTCAAACAAGAGGCCATTCTTGTGTCCCACCTGCGGAAAAAGCTACACAAGTAAAGGTGCTTTAAAAGAACACTCTAGAGTTCACCTCCCTGAAAAGCCATATCCGTGTGACCTCTGTGATAAAACCTTCGCAGCCAAGATTAACTTTGACCGCCACAGGAGGACTCACACAGGCGagaagccgttttcatgtgaagtttgtggggatttttttattgacaagTTGGCTGTGGTTAAACATATGAGAAGTCACACAGGGGAGAAACCGTTTCCATGTGACCTGTGTCCTAAATTTTTTCATACAAAATTTAACTTGGCGTGTCACATGAGgactcacactggtgagaaACCCTATCCTTGTGACCTTTGTGATAAATCCTTCATATCCAGAGGTAACTTGGACCGTCACCGGAGGAGTCACACAGGCGAGAAACCGTTTTCATGTGAAGAATGTGGTAAATTATTTACCAACAAGATGTCTATGGTTAAACACATAAGAAATCACACAGACAGGAAGCTCAAGAAGAGGTTTTCCTGTAATCTTTGCGAATCATCTTTTACCAACAACCTTCAGCTGGACGATCACCTGAGGAGCCACACAGGTGAGAATGTCTTCTCTGTGGAAAGAAATTCTCCAAACTGTCCAGTTTAA
- the LOC116725154 gene encoding gastrula zinc finger protein XlCGF57.1-like, which yields MSVNIWVVAGDQFLILPESNSIHDHNLPNDLEMKEEPDPQQITEIKEEPECQRIKEEQVELNVSHEEKSVVKQEADTFMVAAGCDEIFQNKNEQMMETKEEPEPPEIKEEQEPVQIKQEEEELYSHQNEGQLLVKQDSSSETPIYEEKYRSESDPNQDQIHPSNSCRAENQPKDRCNDGLDGDEELTVNQSNIVDRSKMKKLQKNMCSCKICGKRFIRKTALKIHMRNHTNEKPHTCKVCSKPFSYSSGLVRHMRTHTGERPFSCKTCGKSYINRCSLSAHIKAHLGVKPFPCGLCDKSFTKRQNLVYHIRLHTGEKPFPCSTCGKSYVSRKSLKKHIETHITVHTDEKLFSCGSCNKTFRNKRGLDRHSKLHTGKRPFSCSTCGKSYASRDGLRAHFKVHLPEKPYPCDLCDKAFTVKINFDRHRRTHTGEKPFSCEVCGNFFIDKLAVVKHMRSHTGEKPFQCDLCPRSFHTKFHLGCHRRTHTGEKPYACDLCGKLFISRANVAQHMRTHKGNKQFTCKKCGESFGDRSSIAKHLRSHTDEKQFACNVCDASFTSRIQLDNHLRSHTGEQGFSCVTCGEKFSKPYSLTMHIRTHTGEKSYSCELCGKLFTARYKLTAHICENKP from the coding sequence ATGTCTGTTAATATTTGGGTGGTTGCTGGTGATCAGTTCCTCATTCTACCAGAAAGCAACTCCATTCATGACCATAACTTACCAAATGATCTAGAGATGAAAGAGGAACCAGATCCACAGCAGATTACAGAGATTAAGGAGGAACCAGAATGTCAACGGATCAAAGAAGAACAAGTTGAGCTCAACGTCTCTCATGAAGAGAAATCTGTAGTGAAGCAGGAAGCTGACACCTTCATGGTGGCTGCTGGTtgtgatgaaatatttcaaaataaaaatgaacagatgATGGAGACaaaggaggaaccagaacctccagagaTTAAAGAGGAACAAGAACCTGTTCAGATTaaacaagaggaggaggaactctACAGTCATCAGAATGAAGGTCAACTTTTAGTGAAGCAGGATTCCTCCAGTGAAACTCCCATTTATGAGGAAAAATATCGCAGTGAATCAGACCCAAACCAGGACCAGATCCACCCTTCAAACTCCTGTAGAGCTGAAAACCAACCAAAGGACAGATGCAATGATGGACTAGATGGAGATGAAGAGCTGACAGTCAATCAGAGCAACATTGTTGACcgttcaaaaatgaaaaagctcCAGAAAAACATGTGTTCTtgtaaaatatgtggaaaacgTTTCATCAGAAAAACTGCCTTGAAAATTCACATGAGAAACCACACTAATGAGAAGCCGCATACCTGTAAAGTGTGCAGTAAGCCGTTCAGCTATAGCAGTGGTTTGGTTCGGCACATGAGAACCCATACAGGTGAGAGACCGTTCTCATGCaagacctgtggaaaaagttacatcAACAGATGTAGCTTAAGCGCACACATCAAAGCTCACCTTGGAGTGAAGCCATTCCCATGTGGATTGTGTGATAAATCTTTCACCAAGAGGCAAAATCTGGTTTATCACATCAGACTCCACACAGGGGAGAAACCATTCCCGTGTTCAACCTGCGGAAAAAGCTACGTaagcagaaaaagtttaaaaaaacacatcgAAACACACATCACAGTTCATACAGACGAGAAGCTGTTCTCGTGTGGATCGTGCAATAAGACCTTCAGAAACAAACGAGGTCTGGATCGTCACAGCAAACTCCACACAGGCAAGAGGCCGTTCTCATGTTCCACCTGTGGAAAAAGCTACGCCAGTAGAGATGGCTTAAGAGCGCACTTCAAGGTTCACCTCCCTGAAAAGCCGTATCCGTGTGACCTGTGTGATAAAGCTTTCACGGTCAAGATCAACTTCGACCGCCACAGGAGGACTCACACAGGCGagaagccattttcatgtgaagtttgtggtaatttttttattgataagtTGGCTGTGGTTAAACACATGAGAAGTCACACAGGCGAGAAGCCGTTTCAGTGTGATCTGTGTCCCAGATCTTTTCATACCAAATTTCATTTAGGCTGCCATAGAAGGACCCACACCGGCGAGAAACCCTATGCGTGTGACCTGTGCGGTAAATTATTCATAAGCAGAGCTAACGTGGCCCAACACATGAGGACCCACAAAGGCAACAAGCAGTTTACATGCAAAAAGTGTGGAGAATCTTTTGGTGACAGGAGCAGTATAGCCAAACACCTGAGGAGTCACACAGACGAGAAGCAGTTTGCCTGCAATGTTTGTGATGCGTCTTTTACCTCCAGGATTCAGCTGGACAATCACCTGAGGAGCCACACAGGTGAGCAGGGCTTCTCATGCGTCACCTGTGGAGAGAAGTTCTCCAAACCGTACAGTCTGACGATGCACATCCGGACTCATACAGGAGAAAAGTCATATTCCTGTGAACTGTGCGGTAAATTATTCACTGCCAGATATAAACTGACTGCACATATATGTGAAAATAAACCTTAG
- the LOC116725225 gene encoding zinc finger protein OZF-like codes for MEEEHKQPNVQQIKEEPELQPIKEEQVEFNVCQDVKLEANTFMVAAAYDKIFQTKPELQQMTDIKEDPKSAQTKELQEPEPEQIKEEPEPEQIKAEPEPEQIKEELQEHESTQIKREQEELSSDQDEDQLAVNQDFSRENPLYEETYQSESDPHQNQIHSSNSPEAENQHQDRCNDGHQIFNLNPQLTMNQSDGVDCSKEKKLNIHSHSCKICGKYFTKKCTLKVHMRIHTGEKPHACKVCCTSFRCTSHLVRHMGTHTGERPFSCTTCGKSYIDRGSLNAHMKDHLEKKPFTCSVCDKSFVRMQYLTCHLRVHTEEKPFSCESCDKSFRHSQSLARHATRHINEKPFPCPTCGKCFPHLRSLASHSRVHLTDKLHPCELCAKSSLDKKDLERHKWSHTGKKPFSCEACGKLFSDKNIMVKHMANHINKKPEKQFPSYVCGASFTDSIQLDEHLRSHTGEQGFSCVTCGEKFSKPYSLTMHIRTHTGEKSYFCEMCGKLFTARYKLTAHVCENKP; via the coding sequence ATGGAAGAGGAACACAAGCAACCAAATGTACAGCAGATTAAAGAGGAGCCAGAACTTCAACCGATCAAAGAAGAACAAGTTGAGTTTAATGTCTGTCAAGACGTGAAACTGGAGGCCAACACCTTTATGGTGGCTGCTGCTTATGATAAAATATTCCAAACTAAACcagagctgcagcagatgaCGGATATTAAAGAGGATCCAAAATCGGCACAGACTAAAGAActgcaggaaccagaacctgaacagattaaagaagaaccagaacctgaacagattaaagcagaaccagaacctgaacagaTTAAAGAGGAACTGCAGGAACATGAATCTACACAGATTAAAAGAGAACAGGAAGAACTCAGCAGTGATCAGGATGAAGATCAGCTTGCAGTGAACCAGGATTTCTCCAGAGAAAATCCTCTCTATGAGGAAACATACCAAAGTGAATCAGACCCACACCAAAACCAGATCCACTCTTCAAACTCCCCTGAAGCTGAAAACCAACACCAGGACAGATGCAATGATGGCCAccagatatttaatttaaatccaCAGCTGACAATGAATCAGAGTGACGGTGTTGACTGTTCTAAAgagaaaaagctaaatattcatTCGCATTCTtgtaaaatatgtggaaaatatttcacaaagaaatGTACCTTAAAAGTTCACATGAGAATCCACACTGGTGAGAAGCCGCATGCCTGTAAAGTCTGCTGCACGTCTTTCAGATGCACCAGTCATTTGGTTCGTCACATGGGAACCCATACAGGCGAGAGACCGTTCTCATGCAcgacctgtggaaaaagctaCATTGATAGAGGTAGCTTAAACGCACACATGAAAGATCATCTGGAAAAGAAACCGTTCACTTGTAGTGTGTGTGATAAATCTTTTGTCAGGATGCAATATCTGACTTGCCACCTCAGAGTCCACACAGAGGAGAAACCGTTCTCGTGTGAATCCTGTGACAAATCCTTCAGACACAGTCAATCTCTGGCTCGTCACGCCACACGCCACATAAACGAGAAGCCGTTCCCGTGTCCCACCTGCGGAAAATGCTTCCCTCACTTACGCAGCCTTGCGTCACACAGCAGAGTTCACCTGACTGACAAGCTGCATCCGTGTGAACTGTGTGCAAAATCATCCCTGGACAAAAAGGACTTGGAGCGCCACAAGTGGTCTCACACAGGAAAGAAACCTTTTTCGTGTGAAGCATGTGGTAAATTATTTAGTGACAAGAACATCATGGTGAAACACATGGCAAATCACATAAACAAGAAGCCTGAGAAGCAGTTTCCTAGTTATGTTTGTGGTGCGTCTTTTACTGACAGCATTCAGCTGGACGAACACCTGAGGAGCCACACAGGTGAGCAGGGATTCTCATGTGTCACCTGTGGAGAGAAGTTCTCCAAACCGTACAGTCTGACAATGCACATCCGGACTCATACAGGAGAAAAGTCGTATTTCTGTGAAATGTGCGGTAAATTATTCACTGCCAGATATAAACTGACTGCACATGTATGTGAAAATAAACCTTag
- the LOC116725748 gene encoding zinc finger protein 2 homolog, with protein MSGRCAATSSSLRNRNPVSRSIMSDQFLIQPERNTIYDHNLPNDVKMKDEPDPQQITEIKEEPEYQPIKEEQVELNVSHDKKSVMKQEADTFMVAAGWDEICQRTPEPQKMTVTKEEPEPEQIKEEQQEPEQIKEELQEPEQIKEELQEAEQIKEELQEPEQIKEELQEPEQIKEELQEPEQIKEELQEPEQIKEELQEPEQIKEELQEPEQIKEEQQEPEQIKEELQEPEQIKEELQEPEPEQIKELQEPEQIKELQEPEQIKEELQELYINQEEDQLVVKQDSFSETPFYENEAEDQHEDRCNDGDQVLDGNRELMMNQSDSVDCSKLKKSQKKTCSCKICGKYFIRKGSLNFHMRIHTDEKLHSCEVCSKSFIHSSHLVRHMRIHTGERPFSCKICGKSYIDRSSLNAHIRTYVGETCGLYDKSFTKNQDLVCHIRHHKARKPFSCPICGKSYTTRSSLKTHSLDHGGQKPFSCGLCDKSFTNKGDMVIHIRVHTGERPFPCASCNKSFISNRDLVRHVKLHKAERPFLCTTCGKSYTDNRNLKSHSRVHLQEKPYPCDLCAKSFVNRTDLVRHRRTHTGEKPFSCELCGKLFTNKYTMLKHATAHTDKTPEALFPCSLCDASFTDSIQLDDHLRSHTGEQVFSCVTCGKKFSKPYSLTMHIRTHTGEKSYSCQLCCKLFTARYKLTAHVCENKT; from the exons ATGTCTGGACGTTGTGCGGCTACCAGCTCTTCTCTGAGGAATAGAAATCCG GTCTCCAGGAGCATCATGTCTGATCAGTTCCTAATCCAACCGGAAAGAAATACCATTTATGACCACAACTTACCAAACGATGTCAAGATGAAAGATGAACCAGATCCACAGCAGATTACAGAGATTAAGGAGGAACCAGAATATCAACCGATCAAAGAAGAACAAGTTGAGCTCAACGTCTCTCATGACAAGAAATCTGTAATGAAGCAGGAAGCTGACACCTTTATGGTGGCTGCTGGTTGGGATGAAATATGCCAGAGAACACCTGAACCGCAGAAAATGACGGTGACAAAGGAGGAACCCGAACCAGAACAGATTAAAGAGGAACAGCAGGAACCAGAACAGATTAAAGAGGAACTGCAGGAACCAGAACAGATTAAAGAGGAACTGCAGGAAGCAGAACAGATTAAAGAGGAACTGCAGGAACCAGAACAGATTAAAGAGGAACTGCAGGAACCAGAACAGATTAAAGAGGAACTGCAGGAACCAGAACAGATTAAAGAGGAACTGCAGGAACCAGAACAGATTAAAGAGGAACTGCAGGAACCAGAACAGATTAAAGAGGAACTGCAGGAACCAGAACAGATTAAAGAGGAACAGCAGGAACCAGAACAGATTAAAGAGGAACTGCAGGAACCAGAACAGATTAAAGAGGAActgcaggaaccagaaccagaacagattaAAGAACTGCAGGAACCAGAACAGATTAAAGAACTGCAGGAACCAGAACAGATTAAAGAGGAACTGCAGGAACTCTACATTAATCAGGAGGAAGATCAGCTTGTAGTGAAGCAGGATTCCTTCAGTGAAACTCCTTTCTATGAGAACGAAGCTGAAGACCAACATGAGGACAGATGCAATGACGGCGACCAGGTATTGGATGGAAATCGAGAGTTGATGATGAATCAGAGCGACAGTGTTGACTGTTCTAAACTCAAAAAgtcccagaaaaaaacatgttcttgtaaaatttgtgggaaatatttcatcaGGAAAGGTTCCCTGAATTTTCACATGAGAATCCACACCGATGAGAAGCTGCATAGCTGTGAAGTCTGCAGTAAGTCTTTCATCCATAGCAGCCATTTGGTTCGTCACATGAGGATCCATACAGGCGAGAGACCGTTCTCATGCAagatctgtggaaaaagttacatcGATAGAAGTAGCTTAAACGCACACATCAGAACTTACGTGGGAGAGACTTGTGGATTGTACGATAAATCTTTCACCAAGAATCAAGATCTGGTTTGTCACATTAGACACCACAAAGCCAGGAAGCCGTTCTCGTGTCCCATCTGCGGAAAAAGCTACACAACCAGAAGTAGCCTAAAAACACACAGCCTAGACCACGGAGGCCAGAAGCCGTTTTCGTGTGGACTGTGTGATAAATCTTTTACAAACAAAGGAGATATGGTTATTCACATCAGAGTCCATACAGGTGAGCGGCCGTTCCCTTGTGCATCGTGCAATAAATCTTTTATAAGCAATAGAGATCTGGTTCGTCATGTCAAACTCCACAAAGCTGAGAGACCGTTTCTGTGCACCACCTGTGGAAAATCCTACACCGACAATCGCAACCTTAAATCACATAGCAGAGTTCACCTGCAGGAGAAGCCATATCCCTGTGACCTGTGTGCCAAATCATTCGTAAACAGGACCGACTTAGTCCGTCACCGGAGGACTCACACAGGCGAAAAACCATTTTCGTGTGAATTGTGTGGGAAATTATTTACTAACAAATACACTATGTTAAAACATGCAACAGCTCACACAGACAAGACGCCTGAGGCGCTGTTTCCTTGTAGTCTTTGTGATGCGTCTTTTACTGACAGCATTCAGCTGGACGATCACCTGAGGAGCCACACAGGTGAGCAGGTCTTTTCATGCGTCACCTGTGGGAAGAAGTTCTCCAAACCATACAGTCTGACTATGCACATCCGGACTCATACAGGGGAAAAGTCGTATTCCTGTCAACTATGCTGTAAATTATTCACTGCCAGATATAAACTGACTGCACAtgtatgtgaaaataaaacttag
- the LOC116725773 gene encoding zinc finger protein OZF-like, translated as MSVNIWMVSGDQFLIQPVSNSTHDHNLPNDLEMKKEHEEPDLLQITEMKEEPECQLIKKEHVEFDNFNNIKSEVKQEADTFMVCAGYDDTFQSKPELQMMEIKEETKPEQIKEELEELETVQVELEEEEELYSNQDVDQHLVNQEASREILIYDEKDHSEPDSDQVHSSNSPDAEDQTQGGRSLSPTSEGEEELSTEKEHQKIQKVPSCKICGKRFIQQRYLADHMIIHTGAKPFQCGTCGKRFTRKTTLNFHMRIHTGEKPYTCEVCSKSFSYSSGLVRHMRIHTGERPFLCQTCGKSFADGGSLSTHIKVHQVEKPFPCRSCDKSFRNSRDLVRHSRLHTGEKPFSCGFCGKSYPSRGSLKTHSYVHMHQKPFVCELCAKTFTNRTNLVRHRRTHTGEKPFSCTACGKFFCDKSTLIRHVRSHTGKKPFSCNFCGVSFTDNSQLTRHLRTHTGEKPFSCVTCGKKFSKLYGLTLHIRTHTGEKPYSCQQCGKLFTARYKLTAHICRNKP; from the coding sequence ATGTCTGTTAACATTTGGATGGTTTCTGGTGATCAGTTCCTCATTCAACCAGTAAGCAACTCCACTCATGACCACAACTTACCAAATGATCTAGAGATGAAAAAGGAACATGAGGAACCAGATCTACTGCAGATTACAGAGATGAAGGAGGAACCAGAATGTCAACTGATCAAAAAGGAACATGTTGAGTTTGACaactttaataacataaagtcTGAAGTCAAGCAGGAGGCCGACACCTTTATGGTATGTGCTGGTTATGATGACACATTCCAGAGCAAACCTGAGCTGCAGATGATGGAAATAAAGGAGGAAACAAAACCTGAACAGATTAAAGAAGAACTGGAGGAGCTAGAAACTGTTCAGGTTGAactggaagaggaggaggaactctACAGTAATCAGGATGTAGATCAACATTTAGTGAATCAAGAGGCCAGTAGAGAGATTCTTATTTATGATGAAAAGGATCACAGCGAACCAGACTCAGACCAGGTTCACTCTTCAAACTCCCCTGATGCTGAAGACCAAACTCAGGGAGGAAGGTCTTTATCTCCAACATCAGAGGGAGAAGAAGAGCTGAGTACTGAGAAAGAACATCAGAAAATCCAAAAGGTGCCTTCTtgtaaaatatgtggaaaacgTTTCATTCAGCAGAGGTACTTGGCTGATCACATGATTATTCACACGGGTGCAAAACCGTTCCagtgtgggacttgtggaaagcGTTTCACCAGGAAAACTACCTTGAATTTTCACATGAGAATCCACACCGGTGAGAAGCCATATACCTGTGAAGTCTGCAGTAAGTCATTCAGCTACAGCAGTGGTTTGGTTCGTCACATGAGAATCCACACGGGCGAGAGGCCATTTTTGTGTCAgacctgtgggaaaagtttcGCTGATGGAGGTAGCCTAAGCACTCACATCAAAGTTCATCAGGTAGAGAAACCATTTCCATGTAGATCTTGTGATAAATCTTTCAGAAACAGCCGAGATCTGGTTCGTCACTCCAGACtccacacaggtgagaaaccgTTCTCGTGTGGATTTTGCGGAAAGAGCTATCCAAGTAGAGGCAGCCTGAAAACACACTCCTATGTCCACATGCATCAGAAGCCGTTTGTGTGTGAGCTGTGTGCTAAAACTTTCACAAACAGGACTAACTTGGTCCGCCACAGGAGGACTCACACAGGCGAGAAGCCGTTTTCCTGTACAGCATGTGGTAAATTTTTTTGTGACAAGAGCACTCTAATTAGACATGTGAGAAGTCACACAGGCAAGAAGCCATTTTCCTGTAATTTTTGTGGAGTGTCTTTTACGGACAACAGTCAACTGACCCGTCACTTGAGGAcccacacaggagagaaaccattttcatgtgtgacctgtgggaaGAAATTCTCCAAACTGTATGGTCTGACTTTGCACATCCGAACTCATACAGGCGAAAAGCCGTATTCCTGTCAACAGTGTGGTAAATTATTCACTGCCAGATATAAACTGACTGCACATATATGTAGAAATAAACCTTAA
- the LOC116725799 gene encoding gastrula zinc finger protein XlCGF8.2DB-like: protein MSVITWEVVGDHFLINQSSNSILDCNQANAVEEKLEEPEARLIKEEEIEVCIIQDEERVDVKKETDTCILTSTCEETFLGEPELQQMLGRKDEPEQIDKEPVEGSAFQEDDQQGVKQETDTFMVTPSCEPEPNSDIVQDRNFSCEVCGKCFTKSNYLTDHIRTHSGEKPFSCLTCGKGFTQKTNLIVHMRTHTGEKPHSCQLCGKSFRASGHLASHMRTHTGEKPFSCLVCGKGFTQQSNLTVHMRTHSGEKPYSCDVCGKAYSDKTYLNDHIRSHTGEKPYSCKVCGKSFSNRSPLTNHMRTHTGEKPYHCKTCGKAFSDCSNLAKHMRTHTGEKPYYCNVCGKVSSDSSSMAKHMRTHTSGKLYTC from the coding sequence ATGTCTGTCATCACATGGGAGGTCGTTGGCGATCACTTTCTCATCAACCAATCAAGCAACTCCATTCTTGACTGTAACCAAGCCAATGCAGTGGAGGAGAAACTGGAGGAACCAGAAGCTCGACTAATTAAAGAAGAAGAGATCGAAGTCTGCATCATTCAGGATGAAGAGCGGGTTGATGTGAAGAAGGAAACTGACACATGTATTCTGACTTCCACTTGTGAGGAAACGTTTCTCGGTGAGCCAGAACTGCAGCAGATGTTGGGGAGAAAGGATGAACCAGAACAAATTGATAAGGAACCAGTTGAAGGCAGTGCCTTCCAGGAAGACGACCAGCAAGGAGTGAAGCAAGAGACGGACACCTTCATGGTGACGCCTTCTTgtgaaccagaaccaaacagtgACATCGTACAAGACAGAAACTTTTCTTGTGAAGTTTGTGGTAAATGCTTTACTAAATCTAACTACCTGACTGATCACATAAGAACCCACTCAGGTGAAAAACCCTTCTCATGTCTGACCTGTGGGAAAGGTTTCACACAGAAAACTAACTTGATTGTACACATGAGAAcccacactggtgaaaagccccATTCCTGTCAATTATGTGGGAAGTCTTTCAGAGCCAGCGGCCATTTGGCTAGccacatgagaactcacacaggggagaagcctttctcatgtttGGTCTGTGGGAAAGGCTTCACCCAGCAAAGTAACTTGActgttcacatgagaactcattCTGGAGAAAAACCTTACTCCTGTGATGTTTGTGGGAAAGCCTACAGTGACAAAACATACTTAAATGATCACATAAGAAGTCACACAGGCGAGAAGCCTTATTCTTGTAAAGTGTGTGGCAAATCCTTCAGTAACCGGAGTCCTTTGACCAAccacatgagaactcacacaggtgaaaagccgtatCACTGCAAAACCTGTGGTAAAGCTTTTAGCGACTGTAGCAATCTGGCTAAGCACATGAGAACccatacaggtgagaagccctACTACTGTAATGTTTGCGGTAAAGTGTCTAGTGACAGCAGCAGCATGGCTAAGCACATGAGAACCCACACAAGTGGGAAGCTGTATACTTGTTAA